A stretch of Mytilus edulis chromosome 11, xbMytEdul2.2, whole genome shotgun sequence DNA encodes these proteins:
- the LOC139494018 gene encoding uncharacterized protein, with protein MAAYTDEDENFLRIFKLVTSVGTNAIRVQFDILFPPANLQSELSYKKSQLRRLKTSNILNAKQWDVLFPSSGGTVSSSDFDITLMICLIRNIAAINQPVNGFNNLPPPSEKTPAANIARIKYFRNKLAHSDNDKINQCDFNTFWTELSEAVVRLGGSCLQKRCDAIKDLKITSSGEIDTLKEQITCLKDELKEDIEKLRDDVEQLKTDKMRVSDLMAVKLHQWKKDEEYYVETTASRHVMNCLQDTKCLSVVGPPGSGKTFLVQHVALQMDKIGFNVISVNSPNEIRENFKFGTKTLFVVDDMCGNFTANTARLDIWKNAKKDLTLMLNKDVCKLILTCRSQVFKDEGFKHSDFLLFRTCICNLVDDKLALTNSEKDNLANKYFKTRKNEVECLYKYDFFPLLCKLYDNNKDNPSFCLNRFLKEPFDIYTTELDDLYRDCKEGKYKFSALLLLVICNNQLEKKVLEGKKLVKTILEECGINERLSVESLISIFNTLTGSFLVNENGVYRTIHDKLFDYLVHYFGTKKEKEFIDLLIKHADKNVIRERFLIIESGTCDFKKRQEYVINIQDDNLHIIQLYTQRVFDDMKVDSIDTYIWSNDNIRTKIFIKTVFSIIEKLHNDDILELIKVSSSLFLLYMFVMDVKDIESYYNGLRFGIIVDNVNLEIFTERILHDMTETKNVSDYSHSKCCRNPKFRTELLSCMKKLSTDKIQELIKSASPSFVQLMFVMKEEDIKQRIFSSSSFYKLYGIVIPKDIIQMYMQRVFNDMSSHTDVPTYISKLRCSSNEDFNTALQRFMNDNLSVRNEDLKTASISFIQVMCILTPEDIKHNSPHVYKRYGFNIPCNARKEYIERVFDDMTRSDDVNKHVKGNRNRTNTIFKTGLLEFIEKLGRSKIQNLIKTVSYDFLNRLCVLTIDDIKDGDNWDRYGVVIPEEYIQLYIDRWFNGMIKLENCENYVAKNRNTHREKFKISLRSYLKELQEYRIEELIQTASSDFLNKWFVTKNEDIQIQSKKEYEQYGIILQGKHLQMYNERIWMLIKMDKDFMHAMGCNRNTRYVLEYVNQLHISQITDLMKTTSEFCVESFHKIKVDVNNDLEEESSYCQSLDNVVRSILSMKAGFIKWPISRIDQYMYRMVSDWRKGYLCAVIRNVNMKNKSFMERFVGYLNHLEPSIISELVNGVRQKCADCPCLNFRFYHNNSINAIMICSRHCEVNLAKWCVENHCNGNRYDKHYKLCALFILIVFDNQIKEKALIDEDQTVKDMIMLFGRNHDIHHAHGDIPARLVRDALDSSLNGIVIKENGVYHVINTAVVKYLFIYFGSIEHLSTILIEYADLNSLYKIFMLDKQECGRKYLIDLPATNIHRCIERIFESLSRSKQNIKYILGQKYLLKYNCLRNIKAITTYNGNLKKEAIELLIKDSCIEFLNTFCLVDGTEDDEYPKSYPFILIPGDLITMYIRRLFDNMKISECVEVCLRKNRNKNNRAFHTELSTFFKIIQRDDVEELIAKASSDFISHMLVISEDDIKYENCWEYERYGIVIPEDLINIYIDRVFFDVTNSNKVLQNRNVQNKKFWNEFQSCAISISEDKVLWLIKTASSTFLSHMFLSTEGDVYDLRSQIRECSFNLLSRQFYKTFQQHLSKEKSKMFYFGHKSITEIYRFSHNLFTFTSQYSYEKDNLNVFLTGSFKDDKTFDNLHQHPITQVFTNKTIKLCVRSSAIIVKENIKRMIQDWNDGKVHDVFANINLSNPSFQSEFITYLKNTDGAVQTNLAKTNDIVTGDSPLAVCCYAGIKELAEWCLENNTNTNSINKFGEPPLYIACYHIHPDIVWCLLNHENKADANMKTEVTNITPLYLACEKNLKTIALHLLKEEIDVNHTFKDKTPLFVACKYGHIDIVRLLLTQKEDKIDINKGKPLYTACKKGHTEIVSLLLNHTADEVDVNKKTSFKGETPLYVACEGGYNDIVSLLLKHESSGLNKSRFDGATSLFVASQKGYDEVVATLCLQKEIKIDKCMIFGMSPLFIASLLGHTKIVEMLLNRNADSNKCVHDKETVEILLNGEKQRSWRQQDLETYINDLREKDSSFDLKLVKFKKEGKGEDRVSNLFFGSSPLHIGCVLGHTEIVKLLVDRISDVNNLNEIGNTPLCLAKDLGHEDIVSILLSKGAKHTLERRARKRKWTPENN; from the exons ACATCGAAAAGCTTAGGGATGACGTTGAACAACTTAAAACAGATAAAATGAGAGTATCAG acttgaTGGCTGTAAAACTACACCAGTGGAAGAAAGATGAAGAATATTATGTGGAAACAACAGCTAGTAGACATGTAATGAATTGTCTGCAAGATACTAAATGCCTTTCTGTAGTTGGTCCACCAGGGTCTGGAAAGACGTTTTTAGTTCAACACGTGGCTTTACAAATGGATAAGATTGGTTTTAACGTTATAAGTGTAAATTCCCCAAATGAAATCAGAGAAAACTTTAAATTTGGTACTAAAACGCTGTTTGTCGTAGATGACATGTGTGGAAATTTTACAGCAAATACAGCAAGACTAGACATATGGAAAAATGCAAAGAAAGATTTAACTTTAATGCTAAACAAAGACGTATGTAAGTTGATATTAACATGCCGATCACAGGTATTCAAGGATGAAGGGTTTAAACATTCAGACTTTTTGCTGTTTCGAACATGTATTTGTAACTTAGTTGATGACAAACTAGCACTTACAAATTCTGAAAAAGACAACCTTGCAAATAAATACTTCAAAACTAGGAAAAACGAAGTAGAATGTTTATATAAGTATGATTTCTTTCCTCTGTTATGTAAATTGTATGATAACAATAAGGATAATCCAAGCTTTTGCTTGAACAGATTTTTAAAAGAACCCTTTGATATCTATACAACAGAACTTGATGACCTTTATCGTGACTGTAAAGAGGGCAAATACAAATTCAGTGCTCTGTTACTATTGGTTATTTGTAATAATCAGCTCGAGAAGAAGGTATTAGAAGGTAAGAAACTCGTGAAGACTATACTGGAGGAATGTGGTATAAACGAACGTTTATCAGTTGAATCGTTGATATCAATATTTAATACATTAACAGGATCATTTTTGGTAAATGAAAACGGCGTTTATCGTACAATTCATGACAAGTTGTTTGATTATCTTGTTCACTACTTcggaacaaaaaaagaaaaagagtttattgatttattgataaAACATGCAGACAAGAACGTAATTCGTGAACGATTTCTGATCATAGAATCAGGTACATGCGACTTTAAAAAAAGGCAAGAATATGttattaatattcaagatgataacttACACATAATACAATTGTATACTCAAAGAGTGTTTGATGATATGAAGGTTGATTCTATTGACACATATATATGGTCTAACGATAatataagaacaaaaatattcattaaaacagTGTTTTCCATTATTGAAAAGCTTCATAATGATGATATATTAGAATTAATAAAAGTTTCATCTagtttatttttactttacatgTTTGTAATGGATGTCAAGGACATTGAATCATATTACAATGGCTTAAGGTTTGGAATAATAGTAGATAATGTTAACTTAGAGATATTCACTGAAAGGATATTGCATGACATGACCGAAACTAAAAATGTCAGTGATTACAGTCATTCTAAATGTTGTAGAAACCCAAAGTTTCGTACTGAACTACTAAGCTGTATGAAAAAACTAAGCACTGATAAAATTCAAGAACTAATCAAGAGTGCAAGTCCTAGTTTTGTACAGTTAATGTTTGTGATGAAAGAAGAAGATATAAAGCAGAGAATATTTAGTAGTAGTTCCTTCTACAAACTTTATGGCATTGTAATACCCAAAGATATCATACAGATGTATATGCAAAGAGTTTTCAATGACATGTCCAGTCATACTGACGTACCTACGTACATAAGTAAATTGAGATGTAGCAGTAACGAAGACTTCAATACCGCATTACAACGATTTATGAACGACAATCTATCCGTTAGAAATGAGGATCTTAAAACTGCAAGCATTAGTTTCATCCAGGTCATGTGTATATTAACACCAGAAGATATCAAACATAATAGTCCTCACGTATACAAACGTTATGGGTTCAACATACCGTGTAATGCTAGAAAAGAGTATATAGAGAGGGTATTTGATGATATGACTAGGTCTGATGATGTGAATAAACATGTCAAAGGAAACAGGAATagaacaaatacaatatttaaaactggaTTACTAGAGTTCATCGAGAAGCTAGGCAGATCGAAGAtccaaaatttgattaaaactgtcagttatgattttttaaatcgaCTATGTGTGCTGACGATCGACGACATTAAGGATGGTGATAACTGGGACAGATACGGTGTTGTTATACCCGAGGAATACATACAGTTGTACATAGATCGATGGTTTAATGGAATGATAAAACTGGAGAACTGCGAGAATTATGTTGCGAAAAACAGGAATACACACAGAGagaaatttaaaatatcactACGAAGCTATTTGAAAGAACTACAGGAATACAGAATCGAGGAACTGATTCAAACGGCAAGTAGTGACTTTTTAAATAAATGGTTCGTAACAAAAAACGAAGATATACAAATTCAAAGTAAAAAAGAGTATGAACAATATGGCATCATTCTACAAGGCAAACACTTACAAATGTACAATGAAAGGATTTGGATGTTAATAAAGATGGATAAAGATTTCATGCATGCTATGGGTTGTAACAGGAATACCAGATATGTACTTGAATATGTCAATCAACTTCATATTTCACAGATAACAGACTTAATGAAAACAACAAGTGAATTTTGTGTCGAATCTTTTCACAAGATTAAAGTGGATGTTAATAATGATTTAGAAGAAGAATCATCATATTGTCAATCTTTAGACAATGTTGTTAGGAGTATATTGTCAATGAAGGCGGGATTCATCAAATGGCCAATTAGTCGTATTGATCAATACATGTACAGGATGGTATCTGACTGGAGAAAAGGATATTTGTGTGCTGTGATCAGAAACgttaatatgaaaaacaaatcttTTATGGAGAGGTTTGTGGGTTATTTGAACCATCTTGAACCATCTATTATTTCAGAACTGGTCAATGGCGTACGCCAAAAGTGTGCTGATTGTCCATGTCTAAATTTTCGATTTTATCATAATAATAGTATAAATGCTATAATGATATGCAGTAGACATTGCGAGGTTAACCTTGCAAAATGGTGTGTAGAGAATCATTGCAATGGAAATCGATACGACAAGCATTACAAATTGTGtgctttgtttattttaattgtatTCGACAATCAGATAAAGGAAAAGGCACTAATAGACGAGGATCAAACAGTAAAAGATATGATTATGTTGTTTGGAAGGAACCATGATATCCATCATGCTCATGGAGATATACCAGCTAGGTTAGTTCGTGATGCACTTGATTCTTCGTTGAATGGAATAGTCATAAAAGAAAATGGTGTTTACCATGTCATAAATACCGCAGTggtaaaatatctttttatttatttcggCTCTATCGAACACCTGTCAACTATTCTAATTGAATATGCTGATTTGAATagtctgtataaaatatttatgttAGACAAACAAGAGTGCGGACGAAAGTACTTAATCGATCTGCCTGCTACTAATATACATAGGTGTATAGAAAGGATTTTTGAGTCACTGTCTAGatctaaacaaaatatcaaatacattttAGGTCAGAAATATTTGCTAAAGTATAATTGTCTTAGAAATATCAAAGCAATTACAACCTACAACGGAAACTTAAAAAAGGAAGCAATTGAATTACTAATTAAAGATTCTtgtattgaatttttaaatactttttgtcTGGTGGATGGGACAGAGGATGATGAATATCCAAAGAGTTATCCTTTTATTTTGATACCTGGTGATTTAATCACTATGTATATAAGGAGACTTTttgataatatgaaaataagtgaaTGCGTGGAAGTTTGTTTGAGAAAAAACAGAAATAAGAATAATAGAGCTTTCCACACAGAATTATCAACGTTTTTCAAGATTATACAAAGAGACGATGTAGAGGAGCTCATTGCAAAAGCCAGCAGTGATTTTATTAGCCATATGTTAGTGATTTCAGAAGatgatataaaatatgaaaactgttgggAATATGAGAGATATGGAATAGTTATACCAGaagatttgataaatatttatatcGATAGGGTGTTTTTTGACGtaacaaattcaaataaagtgCTCCAAAACAGAAACGTTCAGAACAAAAAATTTTGGAATGAATTTCAGTCCTGCGCAATCTCAATTTCTGAAGATAAAGTATTGTGGTTGATCAAGACAGCAAGTAGTACATTTTTAAGTCATATGTTTTTGTCGACAGAAGGTGACGTATACGATTTAAGATCTCAGATACGGGAATGCTCTTTTAACTTGTTGTCACGTCAGTTCTATAAAACTTTCCAACAACATTTGtctaaagaaaaaagtaaaatgttttaCTTCGGGCACAAGAGTATCACAGAAATATATCGGTTTTCACATAATTTGTTCACCTTCACGAGCCAGTATTCATATGAGAAagataatttaaatgtttttcttacAGGGAGTTTTAAAGATGACAAGACTTTCGACAATTTACATCAGCATCCAATAACACAGgtttttacaaacaaaacaatcaaaCTTTGTGTGAGATCATCAGCAATTATTGTCAAAGAAAACATCAAAAGGATGATACAAGACTGGAATGACGGAAAAGTACATGATGTTTTTGCTAACATTAATTTAAGTAACCCATCCTTTCAGAGTGAGTTCATTACCTATTTGAAGAACACCGATGGCGCAGTTCAAACAAACCTGGCAAAAACGAACGATATCGTTACTGGAGATTCGCCCTTGGCAGTATGTTGCTATGCTGGTATCAAAGAACTAGCAGAATGGTGTCTGGAAAACAATACAAATACCAACAGCATTAACAAATTTGGAGAACCACCCTTATATATAGCTTGTTACCATATACATCCTGATATAGTGTGGTGCCTATTGAACCATGAGAATAAGGCTGATGCCAATATGAAAACAGAAGTAACCAACATAACACCATTGTATTTGGCGTGTGAAAAGAATCTTAAAACGATCGCTCTACATTTGTTAAAGGAAGAAATAGACGTTAACCATACATTTAAAGACAAAACACCGCTGTTTGTTGCTTGTAAATATGGACACATCGATATTGTAAGGCTTCTTCTGACACAAAAAGAAgacaaaatagatattaataaaGGAAAACCACTGTATACTGCATGTAAAAAAGGACACACAGAGATTGTTTCCCTTTTACTTAACCATACCGCCGATGAGGTAGATGTCAACAAAAAGACATCATTCAAAGGTGAAACACCGTTATATGTAGCTTGTGAAGGTGGATACAACGACATCGTGTCACTCCTACTTAAACATGAATCTTCAGGATTGAATAAAAGTAGATTTGATGGGGCTACCTCGCTCTTTGTTGCCAGTCAGAAAGGTTATGACGAGGTGGTTGCCACTTTATGtcttcaaaaagaaataaaaatagataaatgcaTGATCTTTGGTATGTCTCCGTTATTTATAGCTTCATTATTAGGTCATACAAAGATAGTTGAAATGTTACTAAATAGAAATGCAGACTCTAACAAATGTGTACATGATAAAGAAACTGTTGAAATATTGTTAAATGGTGAAAAACAGAGGTCGTGGCGACAGCAGGACTTAGAAACATACATCAACGATCTTAGAGAAAAAGATAGCAGCTTCGATTTAAAACtcgtgaaatttaaaaaagaaggaaAGGGGGAAGATCGGGTATCCAATTTGTTTTTTGGATCATCACCTTTACACATAGGATGTGTATTGGGCCACACTGAAATTGTAAAATTACTTGTTGACAGGATTTCAGATGTCAACAATTTAAATGAGATAGGAAATACTCCATTATGTTTAGCTAAAGATCTAGGCCATGAAGACATCGTAAGCATACTTTTAAGTAAAGGGGCAAAACATACGTTGGAAAGAAGAGCAAGGAAAAGAAAATGGACACctgaaaataattga